A part of Marinobacter psychrophilus genomic DNA contains:
- a CDS encoding histidine phosphatase family protein: protein MTDTTTIFDVIRHGEPEGGPMYRGSKDDPLSTAGWQQMRDAITSADHWDVIVSSPMLRCVHFARELADRYQIPLHLDDDLREISFGDWEGRTAEEVMASDGERLSQFWANPVANTPPSGEPVSDFQTRVVARWYHWQEQLAGKRVLIVCHGGIVRMIAADVLHIPLEHAFSGLSTPYACRSRIQVNTSSYGRFQSLIGHGLISD from the coding sequence ATGACTGACACCACCACAATTTTTGATGTAATCCGCCATGGCGAACCGGAAGGCGGGCCTATGTATCGGGGCAGTAAAGACGATCCTCTTAGCACCGCCGGGTGGCAGCAAATGCGCGATGCCATTACCAGCGCAGATCATTGGGACGTTATTGTGAGCTCACCCATGCTGCGCTGCGTTCATTTTGCGCGGGAACTGGCGGACCGCTATCAAATCCCCCTGCACCTTGATGACGACCTGCGGGAAATCAGCTTCGGCGACTGGGAAGGCCGCACTGCTGAAGAAGTCATGGCCAGCGATGGCGAACGCCTGAGCCAATTCTGGGCCAATCCGGTTGCCAACACTCCCCCCTCAGGCGAACCCGTCAGCGACTTTCAGACTCGGGTAGTGGCGCGTTGGTATCACTGGCAGGAGCAACTCGCCGGCAAGCGGGTGTTGATCGTTTGTCACGGCGGGATTGTGCGGATGATAGCAGCCGATGTGCTGCACATACCGTTGGAGCATGCATTTTCCGGGCTGAGCACACCCTACGCCTGCCGCAGCCGCATTCAGGTAAATACCTCCAGCTACGGCCGTTTTCAAAGCCTGATCGGGCACGGTTTAATCAGCGACTGA
- the cobT gene encoding nicotinate-nucleotide--dimethylbenzimidazole phosphoribosyltransferase — protein sequence MLFPVSWTNPPALPSAHFLELAMQRQNTLTKPAGSLGQLEAIATQLASMQGSELPTADKIHISIFAGDHGVCAEAISAYPQAVTAQMIANFASGGAAISVLAKLLGATLEVINLGTVTDTPDLPSVINARIAPSTRNFVEIDAMTSQQVTKAIHFGDEAAQRAARAGCHLFIGGEMGIGNTTSAAAIACALLNKNPIRLAGPGTGLDSAGVRHKAEVIIRALQRHNDDQTPMAVLKAFGGFEIAALAGAIAGCAARGIPVLIDGFIVSVAALIAVSEQPDIRAWLLFSHRSAEPGHQAILDALKATPLLDMGMRLGEGSGAAVAVPLIRAACALHNNMASFDSAGVNVGQNDAPQSGATNRND from the coding sequence ATGTTATTTCCCGTCAGTTGGACCAACCCTCCCGCGCTTCCTTCCGCCCATTTTCTGGAACTTGCCATGCAGCGCCAGAACACGCTGACCAAGCCCGCGGGATCATTGGGCCAGCTTGAGGCCATTGCGACGCAGTTGGCCAGCATGCAAGGCTCCGAGCTGCCAACAGCCGACAAGATTCACATCAGCATATTTGCCGGCGACCATGGCGTTTGCGCGGAAGCCATTTCTGCCTACCCACAAGCCGTCACCGCTCAAATGATTGCTAATTTCGCCAGCGGCGGCGCCGCCATCAGTGTGCTGGCAAAACTCTTAGGTGCAACGCTGGAAGTGATCAACTTGGGTACTGTTACCGACACACCGGATCTACCGAGTGTCATTAACGCTCGTATTGCGCCCAGCACCCGTAACTTTGTAGAAATAGACGCAATGACCAGCCAGCAGGTCACCAAGGCCATACACTTTGGCGATGAGGCCGCCCAACGCGCGGCTCGCGCTGGTTGCCACCTGTTTATTGGTGGCGAAATGGGCATTGGCAACACCACGTCTGCGGCGGCTATCGCCTGCGCGCTGCTGAACAAAAACCCGATACGCCTGGCCGGGCCGGGTACAGGCCTGGACAGTGCCGGGGTGCGGCACAAAGCCGAAGTGATTATTCGGGCGCTGCAACGCCACAACGATGACCAAACCCCCATGGCGGTACTTAAAGCCTTTGGCGGCTTCGAAATTGCCGCTCTGGCCGGCGCCATTGCGGGCTGTGCTGCCCGGGGCATACCGGTATTGATAGACGGCTTTATTGTGTCGGTCGCCGCGCTGATCGCGGTGAGTGAACAGCCGGATATTCGCGCCTGGCTGTTGTTTTCCCATCGCTCGGCCGAGCCAGGCCACCAAGCTATTCTGGATGCATTGAAGGCCACACCGCTTTTGGACATGGGCATGCGGCTGGGCGAGGGCAGCGGTGCGGCGGTGGCGGTTCCGTTGATACGCGCAGCCTGCGCTCTGCACAATAATATGGCCAGTTTTGACTCCGCGGGCGTAAATGTTGGCCAGAATGATGCACCTCAATCCGGAGCGACCAACCGCAATGACTGA
- the cobU gene encoding bifunctional adenosylcobinamide kinase/adenosylcobinamide-phosphate guanylyltransferase produces MHTLVIGGVRSGKTALAERLACNTDDEVVYLATATAGDDEMRRRIDRHQRQRPVNWGLSEEPLALASVLALYASAGQKAPCILVDCMSLWVSNLLHAGETVFAWEREQFLTQLAQYPGKLIIVSNEVGLGIIGMDPLTRRFGDELGWLNQALTERCDTVVMSVAGLAVTLKS; encoded by the coding sequence ATGCACACTCTGGTTATTGGTGGCGTTCGCTCCGGTAAAACCGCGTTGGCAGAACGCCTTGCCTGCAACACTGACGACGAGGTGGTGTACCTCGCCACCGCCACCGCCGGTGACGACGAAATGCGCAGGCGCATTGATCGCCATCAGCGGCAACGTCCTGTTAACTGGGGCTTAAGTGAAGAGCCATTGGCCCTTGCCTCGGTGCTTGCCCTCTATGCCAGCGCCGGCCAAAAAGCGCCGTGCATACTGGTGGATTGCATGAGCCTGTGGGTGAGTAATCTGTTGCACGCCGGCGAGACGGTTTTTGCGTGGGAGCGGGAACAGTTTTTAACTCAGCTGGCCCAGTACCCGGGCAAGCTGATTATTGTTAGCAACGAAGTGGGGCTGGGTATTATTGGCATGGACCCTCTTACCCGACGCTTTGGCGACGAACTGGGCTGGTTGAATCAGGCCCTGACCGAGCGTTGCGACACGGTGGTTATGAGCGTCGCCGGTTTGGCGGTGACTTTAAAGTCATAA
- the cbiB gene encoding adenosylcobinamide-phosphate synthase CbiB: MAAFLSPFFAPFLVCLLGLTLDRLLGEPRRLHPLAGFGALASALERLLNGAPQKAWRSLILGTLALCSLVLPLLLLTIWLSAVLSGFWLLLVQATALYFALSLRGLAEHGLAVAQPLQRGELNVAREQVSRIVSRQASALDQQGVAAAATESMLENGADAVFASLFWFLVGGIPGVIVHRAVNTLDAMWGYRNPQFLYFGRAAARLDDVMGWLPARLTALTYTLLGNRKLAWRCWRQQASQWDSPNAGPVMAAGAGALNVQLGGPSPYPQGVKQRPHLGGTNPASADTVQAAIALVRHGTWLWLAVIFAISGLVAAVAGL; the protein is encoded by the coding sequence ATGGCTGCTTTTCTTTCTCCCTTTTTTGCGCCTTTTCTGGTTTGCCTGCTGGGCCTCACTCTGGACCGATTATTGGGTGAACCCCGCCGACTGCACCCACTGGCGGGTTTTGGCGCTCTGGCCAGTGCTTTGGAACGGCTGCTTAACGGCGCGCCACAAAAGGCTTGGCGTAGCCTTATTCTGGGTACTTTAGCCCTGTGTTCACTGGTGCTGCCCCTGTTGCTTTTAACAATCTGGTTGTCTGCTGTGCTCAGCGGCTTTTGGTTGCTGCTGGTCCAGGCTACTGCATTGTACTTTGCGCTTTCTCTCAGGGGCTTGGCAGAACACGGCCTGGCGGTGGCACAGCCGCTGCAAAGAGGCGAGCTGAATGTGGCGAGGGAACAGGTCAGCCGCATTGTCAGCCGCCAGGCCAGTGCGCTGGATCAACAGGGCGTGGCAGCTGCGGCCACCGAGTCTATGTTGGAAAATGGCGCGGATGCGGTGTTTGCCAGCCTGTTCTGGTTTTTAGTGGGTGGTATTCCTGGTGTGATTGTGCATCGTGCTGTAAATACGTTGGACGCCATGTGGGGTTATCGCAACCCGCAGTTTTTATATTTTGGTCGTGCGGCTGCACGGCTGGACGACGTCATGGGCTGGCTGCCTGCGCGGCTTACGGCGCTAACGTACACGCTGCTAGGTAATCGTAAGCTTGCGTGGCGCTGCTGGCGACAGCAGGCGTCCCAATGGGACAGCCCCAACGCTGGCCCGGTGATGGCGGCAGGCGCGGGTGCACTAAATGTTCAACTCGGTGGTCCGTCACCTTATCCGCAAGGCGTAAAGCAGCGCCCGCACCTGGGCGGTACTAACCCGGCCAGTGCCGACACTGTTCAGGCGGCTATTGCACTGGTACGCCACGGCACCTGGCTTTGGTTGGCGGTTATATTCGCCATAAGCGGCCTTGTTGCCGCGGTGGCGGGATTGTGA
- the cobD gene encoding threonine-phosphate decarboxylase CobD yields the protein MLQHGGRLNDAVKRWGIPREQWLDLSTGINPSGWPVPELPAEVWQRLPEQDDGLEEIIRHWSDAPLASGCVPVAGSQAAIMALPGLRKPCRVGIPVPGYREHGHHWRSAGHKIVLIEPVQTKGGASGCDDRWLDQLDVLVWINPNNPTGAIIPPSTLLRWHRRLQKRGGWLVLDEAFMDPTPAFSLACQSGRPGLIVLRSLGKFFGLAGIRAGFVLADKNVAGALTEKLGPWAVNGPARHVMAQALLDINWQQQACARLQNGAQRLRGILHSAGLNPMGGSALFHTVRTEAPTLLADCLAAQGVLVRVFEQPSMVRFGLAPDENEWCRLDKALAGAVGD from the coding sequence ATGCTACAGCACGGCGGGCGTTTGAATGACGCGGTAAAGCGCTGGGGTATTCCCCGTGAACAGTGGCTGGATTTATCGACCGGTATCAACCCATCGGGGTGGCCGGTGCCGGAGTTGCCGGCGGAAGTTTGGCAGCGTCTGCCAGAACAAGACGACGGCCTGGAAGAGATTATTCGTCATTGGTCAGACGCCCCTTTGGCTTCTGGCTGTGTGCCGGTTGCAGGCAGTCAAGCGGCCATTATGGCGCTGCCCGGCTTACGCAAACCCTGTCGTGTAGGCATACCGGTACCTGGCTATCGCGAGCATGGGCACCATTGGCGCTCTGCTGGCCACAAGATTGTTCTCATTGAGCCTGTGCAGACCAAAGGCGGTGCCTCGGGTTGCGATGATCGTTGGTTGGATCAGCTTGACGTGCTGGTATGGATCAATCCTAACAACCCCACGGGTGCAATTATTCCTCCTTCCACGCTATTGCGTTGGCACCGGCGTTTGCAAAAACGCGGTGGTTGGCTGGTGCTGGACGAAGCGTTTATGGACCCTACGCCCGCTTTTAGCCTGGCCTGCCAGAGCGGCCGCCCGGGCCTGATTGTTCTGCGCTCACTGGGGAAGTTCTTTGGTTTGGCCGGGATACGCGCCGGCTTCGTGCTTGCCGATAAGAATGTTGCGGGTGCGCTGACGGAAAAGCTGGGGCCATGGGCGGTGAATGGTCCCGCGCGCCACGTAATGGCGCAGGCACTGCTGGATATAAACTGGCAGCAACAAGCCTGTGCTCGCTTGCAGAACGGCGCTCAAAGGCTAAGAGGCATATTGCATTCAGCCGGATTGAATCCGATGGGTGGAAGCGCGTTGTTCCATACCGTTCGCACCGAAGCCCCAACTTTGTTGGCGGACTGTCTTGCCGCGCAAGGCGTGCTGGTAAGAGTATTCGAACAACCAAGTATGGTGCGCTTCGGCCTGGCGCCAGACGAGAACGAATGGTGCCGCCTGGACAAGGCATTGGCGGGCGCCGTCGGTGATTAA
- a CDS encoding TonB-dependent receptor domain-containing protein codes for MKVFRFVASSLLAPFALSPLSIAVAQESTGATLDPIVVTATLGPKTVGESLASFTVIDEEEIRSKAPADVSDLLRGQPGINVTGNGSFGKTTNVNIRGVQSAGTVFLVDGIKLHSATSGGAPWQFFPTELIQRVEIVRGPRSSLYGADAMGGVIQAFTLDPKQGERGWVEAGAGNFDTQKVNAGVSGSAGSTRFSLSGLHKETDGTAVRKNIKNLEQDQEKGFRQTAGLGRVVHELENGGEASAILLQSEGNTEYEGGNTDYTIRTVGLGLVAPLSDYWQTGIQFSESQDDEKTLSSSGESYYDTRLRQARWENTFSYNVHELVVGAELQQDEVESTEKFTETSRTNTAIFSQLRLNFGPLDTQLSLRSDDNEAYGTNETGGLALGYKFDQSHRVRASYGTAFRAPTFNDLYFPYIKYPSGYEYQGNPNVKPEESESYELGVRGNYRVWFWDLAVYQMDIEDLIITDKIGTINTKINVSEARIRGAEFGGGYELDGWRTSLGLTYMNPEDRETGNQLRRLTTRTARVDLDKTINSFVVGGSVIAEGDRYDDTKNKNRLPGFATLDLRTKWNFAPNWSSRVTVANVFDKEYSTAKNYVSAGRTAMLSVRYDIQ; via the coding sequence ATGAAAGTTTTTCGCTTTGTTGCCAGCAGTCTGCTGGCGCCTTTTGCATTAAGTCCTCTTTCAATTGCGGTTGCCCAAGAATCTACCGGCGCGACTCTTGATCCGATTGTTGTGACCGCTACGCTTGGCCCTAAAACTGTGGGTGAGAGCCTGGCTTCCTTCACGGTGATTGACGAAGAAGAAATCCGCTCAAAAGCGCCTGCTGATGTTTCCGATCTTCTGCGAGGCCAGCCGGGTATTAACGTGACGGGAAATGGTTCTTTTGGCAAGACAACGAACGTCAATATTCGCGGCGTTCAGAGTGCCGGCACGGTTTTTCTAGTTGATGGCATTAAGCTGCACTCAGCGACCAGCGGAGGGGCCCCTTGGCAGTTTTTTCCGACAGAGCTTATTCAACGAGTGGAAATCGTTCGTGGGCCCAGAAGTTCGCTGTACGGCGCAGATGCTATGGGTGGTGTGATTCAGGCTTTTACGTTGGATCCGAAACAGGGTGAGCGCGGCTGGGTTGAGGCCGGTGCGGGTAACTTTGATACTCAAAAAGTGAATGCGGGTGTCTCCGGATCCGCTGGGAGCACACGTTTCAGTCTGAGTGGTTTGCACAAGGAGACCGACGGCACAGCAGTCCGTAAGAATATTAAAAATCTGGAGCAGGACCAAGAAAAAGGCTTCCGCCAAACTGCCGGGTTGGGCCGGGTTGTACATGAACTAGAAAACGGGGGTGAGGCCAGCGCAATATTGCTGCAGTCTGAAGGAAACACCGAATATGAAGGCGGCAATACGGACTACACAATTCGGACTGTTGGCCTAGGCTTGGTGGCTCCGCTGAGTGATTATTGGCAAACCGGGATCCAGTTTTCAGAGTCACAAGATGACGAGAAAACATTATCGAGCAGTGGTGAGAGTTATTATGACACGCGTTTGCGACAGGCTAGATGGGAAAACACTTTTTCCTACAATGTTCACGAACTGGTTGTTGGTGCAGAGTTGCAGCAAGATGAAGTTGAAAGCACTGAAAAGTTTACTGAAACCAGTAGAACTAATACGGCCATTTTTAGCCAACTACGCTTAAACTTCGGCCCACTTGATACTCAGCTGAGTCTTCGCAGCGACGATAATGAAGCCTATGGAACTAATGAAACTGGTGGTTTAGCGCTGGGTTACAAATTTGATCAATCTCACCGTGTTCGCGCTAGTTATGGTACAGCGTTTCGAGCACCAACTTTTAATGATTTGTACTTTCCGTATATAAAGTATCCAAGTGGATATGAGTACCAAGGTAATCCCAATGTAAAGCCGGAAGAGTCAGAAAGCTACGAATTAGGCGTTAGGGGAAACTACCGGGTATGGTTCTGGGATCTGGCGGTTTATCAGATGGACATTGAAGATCTCATCATTACTGACAAAATTGGGACGATTAATACAAAAATCAATGTTAGCGAAGCCCGAATCCGTGGAGCTGAGTTTGGTGGCGGTTATGAGCTTGATGGTTGGCGAACATCGCTTGGTCTCACTTATATGAACCCGGAAGATCGTGAAACGGGTAATCAGTTAAGACGATTGACAACCAGGACTGCGCGAGTTGATTTGGACAAGACAATCAATAGTTTTGTGGTCGGCGGTTCTGTAATTGCGGAAGGTGATCGTTATGACGACACCAAAAATAAAAATCGGTTGCCCGGTTTTGCTACTCTCGATCTGCGTACCAAGTGGAATTTTGCTCCGAACTGGAGCAGCCGCGTGACCGTTGCCAACGTGTTTGACAAAGAGTATTCCACAGCGAAGAACTACGTCTCGGCGGGCCGAACAGCCATGCTGTCCGTTCGCTATGATATTCAGTAA
- a CDS encoding cobalamin-binding protein — MVSHWLNLRFALGFLVAFLAHPISASEIQRCAVDDTGKKLCLAAPAQRVITLSPGATELMYAAGAGDKVMAVVNYSDYPPAALELPLIGSHTRVDMEALMALNPDLVVTWVTGNPPAQVELLQELGVSTFAIEPRTFAGVSSVIERLATLAGTEPEGFAEAERFRVGIAALTQQYAGVEPIPVFYQVWEKPLMTVNNEHLIGKVLKLCGGVNVFGDMQRLIPRISAEVVLQADPDAILTGSVAGVSDDQLDEWKKYAGLTAVEKNNLFFVPASPISRPTPRLLDAIQTVCGKLAIARENLARARDKLESARENVESARENL; from the coding sequence GTGGTTTCTCACTGGCTGAATTTGAGGTTTGCTTTAGGGTTTCTAGTAGCATTCTTGGCGCATCCGATATCAGCCAGCGAGATCCAGCGTTGCGCTGTCGACGACACCGGGAAAAAGCTTTGTCTAGCAGCCCCGGCACAGCGAGTTATCACCTTGTCCCCCGGCGCTACAGAGCTGATGTACGCAGCCGGCGCCGGTGACAAAGTGATGGCCGTAGTCAACTACAGTGACTATCCCCCAGCCGCCCTTGAACTTCCTCTGATCGGCAGCCACACCCGTGTCGACATGGAAGCCTTGATGGCACTCAATCCTGATCTGGTGGTGACCTGGGTAACGGGCAACCCGCCAGCACAGGTTGAGCTGCTTCAAGAGTTGGGCGTGTCCACTTTTGCTATAGAACCCCGCACCTTTGCGGGGGTTTCCAGTGTTATCGAACGGCTTGCCACGCTTGCGGGCACCGAGCCGGAAGGTTTTGCAGAGGCCGAACGCTTCCGTGTTGGCATTGCTGCTTTAACACAGCAGTATGCGGGCGTTGAACCCATACCGGTGTTTTATCAAGTGTGGGAAAAACCGTTAATGACCGTCAATAATGAGCACCTGATTGGCAAAGTGCTGAAGTTGTGCGGCGGTGTGAATGTGTTTGGCGACATGCAAAGGCTAATACCCAGAATCAGCGCAGAAGTTGTATTACAGGCAGACCCCGATGCCATTCTTACCGGCAGCGTTGCCGGTGTTAGCGACGACCAGCTGGATGAATGGAAGAAATATGCAGGGCTGACCGCGGTGGAAAAAAACAATCTGTTTTTCGTGCCTGCGTCGCCTATTTCACGGCCTACGCCGAGATTGCTTGATGCTATTCAAACGGTGTGTGGGAAATTGGCAATTGCCCGTGAGAATTTGGCAAGAGCCCGCGACAAGTTGGAAAGTGCTCGTGAAAATGTGGAAAGTGCTCGTGAAAATTTGTAA
- a CDS encoding FecCD family ABC transporter permease, protein MTRSLLSLGVLALASMALALALGSVTVSPGDLWQVIQGEGSTLHRTLLLDLRLPRTLAAFGTGGLLAVAGALMQVLLRNPLADPYVLGLSGGAAVGALLAMLMGMGTLIISGSAFAGAMLATVLVFGLAHGTGSWTPSRLLLTGVVVAAGWGAMITLMLAITPSYKLPGMLYWLMGDVSYARSPWPAVVVLAVAVVLIMPLARNLNVLARGPMQAAALGVSVRPLEWTIYVLASLLTATAVTTAGSIGFVGLIVPHMLRLILGNDQRIILPASALAGGTLLVLADTLARTMIAPEQLPVGVITALLGVPTFLYLLHRSR, encoded by the coding sequence ATGACCCGCTCTTTGCTCAGCCTTGGCGTGTTGGCTCTGGCATCCATGGCGCTGGCGCTGGCGCTGGGTAGTGTGACGGTGTCGCCTGGGGATTTATGGCAGGTTATTCAGGGCGAAGGCAGCACGCTGCACCGAACCCTGTTGCTGGATTTGCGCTTGCCGCGCACGCTTGCGGCGTTTGGTACGGGTGGGCTCTTGGCAGTGGCGGGCGCCCTGATGCAAGTGTTGCTGCGTAACCCGTTGGCAGATCCTTACGTGCTTGGGCTTTCAGGCGGCGCGGCGGTTGGCGCACTACTGGCCATGCTGATGGGAATGGGCACGTTGATAATATCGGGCTCGGCCTTTGCTGGCGCCATGCTGGCAACCGTGTTGGTGTTTGGCCTTGCCCACGGCACCGGCAGCTGGACACCGTCACGCCTGTTGCTGACTGGTGTTGTCGTCGCGGCCGGCTGGGGCGCAATGATTACCCTCATGTTGGCCATTACTCCTTCCTACAAACTGCCCGGTATGCTGTATTGGCTGATGGGCGATGTGTCCTACGCCCGCTCGCCCTGGCCGGCAGTGGTGGTGCTGGCGGTGGCCGTGGTGTTGATTATGCCCCTGGCCCGTAACCTGAACGTGCTGGCACGAGGCCCCATGCAGGCGGCGGCGCTTGGCGTGTCGGTGCGACCGCTGGAGTGGACAATTTACGTTCTGGCCAGTTTGTTGACAGCAACAGCGGTAACTACCGCAGGCAGTATCGGATTTGTGGGTTTGATTGTGCCCCACATGCTGCGACTGATTCTGGGCAACGACCAGCGCATAATTCTTCCTGCCAGCGCACTGGCTGGCGGTACCTTGCTGGTATTGGCAGACACCCTGGCCCGCACCATGATTGCGCCCGAACAGCTGCCCGTTGGTGTGATTACCGCTTTATTAGGCGTGCCGACGTTCCTGTACCTGCTGCACCGGAGCCGCTGA
- a CDS encoding ABC transporter ATP-binding protein → MSTLSTRDLVINVPGRPDGFALNMSIEPGQIWGVLGPNGAGKTTLLHTLAGLLPARSGQVQLNSAPLTALKRRDIARLLGLVFQDRQDSFPATVLETALIGRHPWLSPWDSEQGEDQRRAEQALTTLDVNHLSDRLLNTLSGGERQRVAIATLMTQNPDILLLDEPTNHLDLHHQVKVMNLLRDQADAGKTVFMCLHDLNLAARWCTHALLLYTNGDACWGPAKNMLEPSALERLYNQKLITVEADGAPVFVPVSF, encoded by the coding sequence ATGAGTACGCTGAGCACCCGTGATCTGGTCATCAACGTACCTGGCCGCCCCGATGGTTTTGCTTTGAACATGAGCATAGAGCCCGGTCAGATCTGGGGTGTGCTGGGCCCCAACGGCGCCGGTAAAACCACGTTATTGCACACATTGGCCGGATTACTGCCCGCTCGCAGTGGCCAGGTGCAACTAAACAGCGCGCCGCTCACCGCACTGAAACGTCGCGATATTGCCCGACTACTGGGCCTGGTGTTTCAAGATCGCCAGGACAGCTTTCCGGCGACCGTGCTGGAAACCGCTCTGATTGGCCGTCACCCCTGGTTATCGCCCTGGGACAGTGAGCAGGGTGAAGATCAGCGTCGTGCGGAGCAGGCTTTAACCACGCTGGATGTGAACCACCTGTCAGATCGCCTGCTGAACACCCTGTCGGGTGGTGAGCGCCAGCGCGTGGCCATCGCCACCCTGATGACCCAGAACCCTGATATCTTGCTGTTGGACGAACCCACAAATCACCTGGACTTGCACCACCAGGTGAAGGTGATGAATCTGTTGCGCGACCAGGCGGATGCAGGCAAAACCGTGTTTATGTGCCTGCACGATCTGAATTTGGCTGCGCGCTGGTGCACTCACGCACTTTTGCTCTATACCAACGGCGATGCCTGCTGGGGGCCCGCTAAAAACATGCTGGAGCCATCAGCGCTTGAACGGCTCTATAACCAGAAATTAATCACCGTAGAAGCAGATGGTGCACCCGTTTTTGTACCCGTAAGTTTCTAA
- a CDS encoding cobyrinate a,c-diamide synthase, giving the protein MTITVPAVMITAPASGQGKSLVTAALARLHRNAGRKVRVFKHGPDYLDPMVLEVASGQPVYQLHPWMTGENECRWRVAEAAQDADLILIEGAMGLFDGTPSSADLAKLLGIPALPVIDASGMAQTFGALVLGLASFDPELSVYQVIANKVGSPRHGDMLKERLPDGISLLGAIPRDDAMSIPDRNLGLVQAAELEGLDQQLDQAAEVLKAAGLDVLPKAVAIAALERSKPEALLAGVRIAIARDLAFSFIYRANTELLEAMGAELHYFSPLVDAQLPLADALWLPGGYPELHGSTLANNTSMLNCIRAFYHAGKPILAECGGFMACAEELADKEGVVHSLLGLIPGRAAMAKRLQGLGMHSLTAQEGELRGHTYHRSTLETSWKPAAHTYKQAGTGSEAVFCEKGLVGSYFHGYFPSAPALVAAVFRGQPLRFPSASEKTHA; this is encoded by the coding sequence ATGACCATAACCGTACCCGCAGTAATGATTACCGCACCCGCCTCCGGGCAGGGCAAATCCTTGGTTACAGCCGCCTTGGCGCGCCTGCATCGCAATGCCGGCCGCAAGGTGCGGGTGTTCAAACACGGTCCGGATTATCTCGACCCCATGGTGCTGGAAGTCGCATCCGGCCAGCCGGTGTATCAGTTACACCCGTGGATGACCGGTGAAAATGAGTGCCGCTGGCGGGTGGCGGAGGCCGCGCAAGATGCCGATCTTATTTTAATTGAAGGCGCCATGGGTTTGTTTGACGGCACCCCGTCCAGCGCCGATCTGGCCAAGCTGCTTGGCATTCCGGCCCTGCCGGTGATTGACGCCAGCGGCATGGCGCAAACCTTCGGTGCCCTGGTGCTGGGGCTGGCAAGCTTTGACCCTGAGCTTTCTGTGTACCAGGTTATTGCCAACAAAGTTGGCAGCCCGCGTCATGGCGACATGCTGAAAGAACGCTTGCCGGATGGCATCAGCCTGCTGGGCGCTATTCCACGGGATGACGCCATGAGCATTCCGGACCGGAATCTGGGTCTAGTGCAGGCGGCAGAGCTGGAAGGTTTGGATCAACAGCTTGATCAAGCGGCCGAAGTGCTCAAAGCTGCGGGCCTCGATGTGTTGCCAAAAGCGGTGGCCATCGCTGCATTAGAGCGCTCAAAACCAGAGGCCTTGCTAGCAGGTGTGCGCATTGCCATTGCCCGCGATCTGGCTTTCAGTTTTATCTATCGCGCAAACACAGAACTGCTGGAAGCGATGGGCGCAGAACTCCATTACTTTTCACCCCTGGTCGATGCGCAGTTACCGCTTGCAGACGCCCTCTGGCTTCCCGGTGGCTATCCCGAGCTGCATGGCAGTACCTTGGCAAATAACACCTCTATGCTGAACTGCATCCGTGCTTTTTATCACGCCGGCAAGCCAATACTGGCTGAATGTGGTGGCTTTATGGCGTGTGCGGAAGAGCTGGCAGACAAGGAAGGCGTTGTGCATTCCCTGCTTGGCTTGATACCGGGTCGCGCGGCCATGGCCAAGCGCTTACAGGGTTTGGGCATGCACAGCCTGACGGCACAGGAAGGCGAACTGCGCGGCCACACCTATCACCGGTCTACCCTTGAAACCTCCTGGAAGCCTGCCGCCCATACCTACAAACAAGCGGGTACCGGCAGCGAAGCTGTATTCTGCGAGAAGGGCCTGGTTGGTAGCTACTTCCACGGTTATTTCCCATCGGCACCCGCATTAGTGGCTGCTGTTTTTCGCGGTCAGCCATTGAGGTTTCCTAGCGCCTCGGAGAAAACTCATGCATGA